The DNA segment CGTTCGACATCGAGCCGGCCGGCGAGACGGTGAAGCTGACCGTCACGCACGACCGCTTCGACCAGGGCAGCACCCTGCGCCCGATGATCAGCGAGGGCTGGCCGGCACTGATCGCCGGCCTGAAGACGCTGCTGGAGACCGGCGAGCCCCTGCCGATGAGCGCCTGAGAGCGGTGCTTCCGGCGTACCGGGGAAGGGTTGTCGCATCTCAGCCGAGACGCTTGGGACCCAGGTAGCTGCCGCCTGTCGCGTCGAGGATGTTGGCGGTCAGCCAGGCGGCGGCGTCGGAGGCCAGGAAGGTGACGACCGCGGCGATGTCGGCGGGCGTGCCGACCCGCTCCAGCGCCTGATTGGCCGCGACCGCCGCCTGCGCCTGCGGGTGGTCCAGGAAAGGAGCCATCCTTTCGGTACGGGTGGGGCCGGGCGCCACCGTGTTGACGGTGATGCCGCGGGCGCCGAGGTCGTTGGCGATGTTCCGGGTCAGGGTCTCCATCGCGGCCTTGGTCATCGAGTACGCCAGTTCGCCCGGCAGTGCGATCCGGGTGACGCCGGAGCCGATGTTGACGACCCGGCCGCCCTCCCCCATCAGCGGCAGCGCCCGCTGGATCAGGAAGTAGGGCGCCCGCACGTTCACCGCGAAGAGCCGGTCGAAGGACTCCGGCGACTCGCCGCCCTCGCTGATCGCCGCGTTGTTCACCAGGATGTCGAGGTG comes from the Actinoplanes sp. OR16 genome and includes:
- a CDS encoding SDR family NAD(P)-dependent oxidoreductase produces the protein MSNLTGKTALVTGGSRGIGREICGHLAAAGALVAVHYASDESAAKETVAAIESAGGRAFPVQARFGEDGDVDAVISGLEAGLRARTGTAHLDILVNNAAISEGGESPESFDRLFAVNVRAPYFLIQRALPLMGEGGRVVNIGSGVTRIALPGELAYSMTKAAMETLTRNIANDLGARGITVNTVAPGPTRTERMAPFLDHPQAQAAVAANQALERVGTPADIAAVVTFLASDAAAWLTANILDATGGSYLGPKRLG